Proteins co-encoded in one Prunus persica cultivar Lovell chromosome G6, Prunus_persica_NCBIv2, whole genome shotgun sequence genomic window:
- the LOC18775489 gene encoding casein kinase II subunit alpha produces MAIRPSLEFTVSHHHHNLLSLFLARPHTAFFSPHLLSVSQSSRPLVRRIASSATPVPHRHTTSHRPPRPLHPFPETLAQKICKSIRRPGAASKARIYSDVNVIRPKDYWDYESLTVQWGEQDDYEVVRKVGRGKYSEVFEGVHCTDNEKCVIKILKPVKKKKIKREIKILQNLCGGPNIVKLLDIVRDQQSKTPSLIFEYVNNTDFKVLYPTLSDYDIRYYIYELLKALDYCHSQGIMHRDVKPHNVMIDHEQRKLRLIDWGLAEFYHPEKEYNVRVASRYFKGPELLVDLQDYDYSLDLWSLGCMFAGMIFRKEPFFYGHDNYDQLVKIAKVLGTDELNAYLHKYRIELDPHLAALVGRHSRKPWTKFINVDNQHLSVPEAIDFVDKLLRYDHQERPTAKEAMAHPYFYPIRNAESSRTRTQ; encoded by the exons ATGGCCATAAGGCCTTCCTTGGAATTCACCGTctctcaccaccaccacaacctactctctctctttctcgcaCGCCCTCACACTGCTTTCTTCTCCCCTCACCTCCTCTCGGTTTCTCAGTCCTCGCGCCCTCTCGTCCGCCGTATTGCGTCGTCGGCGACTCCCGTTCCTCACCGCCATACGACGTCGCACCGCCCACCGAGGCCGCTTCATCCTTTCCCAGAAACCCTGGCGCAGAAGATCTGTAAATCGATTCGCCGCCCTGGCGCCGCCTCCAAGGCTAGGATTTACTCCGATGTCAACGTGATCCGACCCAAGGATTACTGGGACTACGAGTCCCTCACCGTCCAGTGGGG GGAGCAGGATGACTACGAGGTGGTGAGGAAGGTTGGGAGAGGAAAATACAGTGAGGTGTTTGAGGGGGTTCACTGCACAGATAACGAGAAATGTGTTATCAAGATTCTCAAACCtgttaaaaagaagaag ATTAAGAGGGAGATTAAAATATTGCAGAATCTTTGTGGAGGACCCAACATTGTGAAGTTGCTTGATATTGTCAGGGACCAGCAATCAAAGACCCCTAGTCTCATATTTGAATATGTGAATAATACAGATTTTAAAGTGCTTTATCCGACGCTCTCAGATTATGACATACGATACTATATCTATGAACTTCTCAAG GCTTTGGATTATTGCCACTCGCAAGGTATTATGCATCGAGATGTGAAGCCCCATAATGTTATGATCGATCACGAGCAGCGTAAGCTTCGCCTTATAGATTGGGGCCTTGCCGAGTTCTATCATCCTGAGAAGGAGTATAATGTTCGTGTTGCTTCAAG GTATTTCAAAGGTCCTGAGCTTCTTGTTGATTTACAAGATTATGATTATTCTTTAGACTTGTGGAGTCTTGGTTGCATGTTTGCTGGAATG ATATTTCGTAAGGAGCCATTCTTCTATGGACATGATAACTATGATCAGCTAGTCAAAATAGCAAAG GTACTTGGGACAGATGAATTAAATGCTTATCTGCACAAGTACCGAATAGAGTTAGACCCACACCTTGCAGCTCTAGTTGGGAG GCATAGCAGGAAACCATGGACAAAATTCATTAATGTTGATAATCAGCACTTATCGGTTCCTGAG GCTATTGACTTCGTAGACAAGTTGCTGCGTTATGATCACCAGGAAAGGCCAACTGCAAAAGAAGCAATG GCCCATCCTTACTTCTATCCGATCAGAAATGCAGAAAGCAGCAGAACTCGCACCCAGTAG